The following DNA comes from bacterium.
GGTAATTGAACTGGTCTCAATTAATTGCACCAGAGAATAGCCTGCAGTGTGAGGATTCTTCAGTCCAAAGTAGGGTATGGAAGGTTTGCCATATTTTTTCATCTTTATTAAAGCGCACAGATTATTGACGAATTCATTCAGTTTCTTACGGGAACGAATTGTTTTCTGGTTACAACCGTAGAGGTCGAGTGTAAGTTCTGTGCCATAAATTTTTCTTTTATCCATTTCTTTTAGCCTCCACAGCCTCTTTTATATAAGTAGGCAGAGTAAACGAAGAATGATGAATTTCTGGATTATAGTATCTGGTTTTCAACCTTAATTTTCTATATCTTTTTTCTATTTCCCAGAGGCGAATTTTCAAGGGATCAATCCCCTTGGAAGCGAAGACAAAACTAAAAAGTCCTCCTATGTAAGTGGGAACAGCGGTGGAAAAGGTGCTTACAAAAGGAAATATCTTCTTTAGTCTCCTATATACATAAGGAAGTTCTTCTCTTTGAAGAAAGGGCGAGCCTGTCTGCTGAGCAAATGTTCCGTTATTATGGGAAAGCGTATTAAACGTATCCCTATAGAATTTCGATGAGAAAAGTACTTTTGCTGGACCAATAGGGTCTGAAGAATCGACTATTATTACATCGAATTTTCTTTTTCTTTCCTTGACAAAGTTTACTCCGTCGTCAATTATTATGTTTGCCCGCCTGTCGTTAAAAGAATTTTTACAAATAGCTGAAAGATAGCTTTTGGAAAATTCAATTACTTTCTTGTCTATTTCGACTAAAGATACTTCCTTAACCGGATATTTGAGCACTTCTCTTAAGATTCCTCCGTCCCCGCCTCCAATGATCAAAACTCTTTCCGGATGAGGATGGGAGAGCATAGGTAAGTGAGTGAGCATCTCGTGGTAGATAAATTCATCTCGCTCCGTGGTCTGGACAACCCCGTCTAAAACTAATACCTTCCCGAACTCATAAGTATCTAAAATATTAATTTTCTGATATGGACTCTTATTGGAAACGAGGGTTCCCTTAACTTTAAGCCCCAATCTCACCGAAGGGAAAAGAGATTCATAAAACCACGTTTCTTTCATTCCAGAATCCCTCTTTTAAGTTCGAGTAACTGCGTCTTTTTAGGCTTGAATGCCTTTTTTAATACAGGAATAGCTTTGTATGGATTAACTTCTCCGCAGACAAAAATATCTATTGCCGCATATCCAAACTCAGGCCAGGTGTGTATGGAGAGGTGGGATTCTTTAATAATTGCTACGCCCGATATTCCTTGGTTAGGAGAAAAATGGTGCAGTTTTATTTCTAGGATGGTAGCTCCGCAGGCAGCAACCGAATCAATCAAAGCCTTCTTAACTTTCTTTAAGGAGGTAATATTCGTAGCTCCCCACAGTTCTAAGAGAAGGTGAGTTCCTGCGTAGTCAAATTGCTCACACTTACTATAAT
Coding sequences within:
- a CDS encoding S-adenosylmethionine decarboxylase, whose protein sequence is MDKRKIYGTELTLDLYGCNQKTIRSRKKLNEFVNNLCALIKMKKYGKPSIPYFGLKNPHTAGYSLVQLIETSSITGHFSELWNSAYINIFSCKQFDTEKAANFTKKFFGAKRMKKRVILRK
- the speE gene encoding polyamine aminopropyltransferase, which encodes MKETWFYESLFPSVRLGLKVKGTLVSNKSPYQKINILDTYEFGKVLVLDGVVQTTERDEFIYHEMLTHLPMLSHPHPERVLIIGGGDGGILREVLKYPVKEVSLVEIDKKVIEFSKSYLSAICKNSFNDRRANIIIDDGVNFVKERKRKFDVIIVDSSDPIGPAKVLFSSKFYRDTFNTLSHNNGTFAQQTGSPFLQREELPYVYRRLKKIFPFVSTFSTAVPTYIGGLFSFVFASKGIDPLKIRLWEIEKRYRKLRLKTRYYNPEIHHSSFTLPTYIKEAVEAKRNG
- the speD gene encoding adenosylmethionine decarboxylase; its protein translation is MKKKARRYYSKCEQFDYAGTHLLLELWGATNITSLKKVKKALIDSVAACGATILEIKLHHFSPNQGISGVAIIKESHLSIHTWPEFGYAAIDIFVCGEVNPYKAIPVLKKAFKPKKTQLLELKRGILE